In a single window of the Nocardiopsis composta genome:
- a CDS encoding amidohydrolase: protein MNDLLLRRAHLWGRDGLADVLIRDGRIAAVTGAGEAAGTAAHTEDAAGRLVVPGFVDGHAHLDKTLWGGPWVPNAAGPGLAGRIAHGRDRRAEAGVPDPDKIAALLRNMVALGTVHARSHVDVDPDLGLDGVAAVREALRRLDGRISAELVAFPQTGLLTSPGTEQLMDRALKEGVEVVGGIDPAGLDRDPVRHLDAVFGLAERHGAKVDVHLHDRGTLGAWEYELIIERTRATGLTGRVTVSHGFALSDAEPEVRARLIDGLAGAGIGLATIAPAGRLLPLADLYAAGVPVALGNDGVRDLWSPYGTGDVLERALRQAQGGGAVRDEDIERALHAATYGGARVVGFDGLGLSEGDRADLVVIDARNAAEAVAACPPRDLVVKAGRVVARGGEPV, encoded by the coding sequence ATGAACGACCTGCTGCTCCGCCGCGCGCACCTGTGGGGACGCGACGGCCTGGCCGACGTGCTGATCCGCGACGGGCGGATCGCCGCGGTCACCGGCGCGGGGGAGGCGGCGGGCACCGCCGCGCACACCGAGGACGCCGCCGGCCGGCTGGTGGTGCCCGGGTTCGTCGACGGCCACGCCCACCTGGACAAGACGCTGTGGGGCGGGCCGTGGGTGCCCAACGCGGCAGGCCCCGGGCTGGCCGGGCGGATCGCACACGGCCGCGACCGGCGCGCGGAGGCCGGCGTCCCCGACCCGGACAAGATCGCCGCGCTGCTGCGCAACATGGTGGCGCTGGGCACCGTGCACGCCCGGTCGCACGTGGACGTCGACCCCGACCTGGGGCTGGACGGGGTGGCCGCGGTGCGCGAGGCGCTGCGTCGCCTGGACGGCCGGATCAGCGCCGAGCTGGTGGCCTTCCCGCAGACCGGGCTGCTGACCAGCCCCGGCACTGAGCAGCTGATGGACCGGGCGCTCAAGGAGGGGGTGGAGGTCGTCGGCGGCATCGACCCGGCCGGGCTGGACCGCGACCCGGTGCGCCACCTCGACGCCGTCTTCGGCCTGGCCGAGCGGCACGGCGCCAAGGTCGACGTGCACCTGCACGACCGGGGCACGCTGGGCGCCTGGGAGTACGAGCTGATCATCGAGAGGACCCGGGCCACCGGCCTGACCGGCAGGGTCACCGTCAGCCACGGCTTCGCGCTGTCCGACGCCGAACCGGAGGTGCGCGCCCGGCTCATCGACGGGCTGGCCGGCGCCGGGATCGGCCTGGCCACCATCGCCCCCGCCGGGCGGCTGCTGCCGCTGGCCGACCTGTACGCCGCGGGCGTACCGGTGGCGCTGGGCAACGACGGCGTGCGCGACCTGTGGAGCCCGTACGGCACCGGCGACGTGCTGGAGCGAGCGCTGCGCCAGGCGCAGGGCGGCGGCGCGGTGCGCGACGAGGACATCGAGCGGGCGCTGCACGCCGCCACCTACGGTGGCGCCCGGGTGGTCGGCTTCGACGGGCTGGGCCTGTCCGAGGGCGACCGCGCCGACCTGGTGGTGATCGACGCGCGCAACGCCGCCGAGGCGGTCGCCGCCTGCCCGCCCCGCGACCTGGTGGTGAAGGCCGGCCGGGTGGTGGCCCGCGGCGGCGAGCCGGTCTGA
- a CDS encoding MerR family transcriptional regulator, with the protein MGSEPPVGTDRYPYAAQASAGPAVGAVRPAAGPREETRTEWSIQQVARSAGITSRTLRHYDHVGLLPPSRVGENGYRYYDQDAIVRLQRILLLRDLGLGLGAIAEVVDRDTSEEEALREHIALLEEERRRIDRKIAAARRTLAALAGGEKVSVDEAFDGFNDAYEDEVVARWGRKAFEDSNRWWHGMTGAEQAAWKRSVEELCADWEAAWRSGETPCSERARAMAVRHVEWLATVPGTPAAEGDRERTADMIRCLGDMYADDPAFARTYGGPGGAEFVRDALHAYARTGLTPDGEGENAGGAASFPR; encoded by the coding sequence ATGGGCAGCGAACCGCCGGTCGGGACCGACCGTTACCCGTACGCCGCGCAGGCCTCCGCCGGTCCCGCGGTCGGCGCCGTCCGGCCGGCGGCCGGGCCGAGGGAGGAGACGCGCACGGAGTGGTCGATCCAGCAGGTCGCCCGGTCCGCCGGGATCACCAGCAGGACGCTGCGCCACTACGACCACGTCGGCCTGCTGCCGCCGTCCCGGGTCGGCGAGAACGGGTACCGGTACTACGACCAGGACGCGATCGTCCGGCTGCAGCGCATCCTGCTCCTGCGCGACCTGGGGCTGGGCCTCGGCGCCATCGCCGAGGTGGTCGACCGGGACACCAGCGAGGAGGAGGCGCTGCGCGAGCACATCGCGCTGCTGGAGGAGGAGCGCCGGCGCATCGACCGCAAGATCGCCGCCGCCCGCCGCACTCTCGCCGCGCTCGCCGGCGGCGAGAAGGTCAGCGTGGACGAGGCCTTCGACGGCTTCAACGACGCCTATGAGGACGAGGTCGTCGCCCGCTGGGGGAGGAAGGCCTTCGAGGACAGCAACCGGTGGTGGCACGGGATGACCGGGGCCGAGCAGGCCGCCTGGAAGCGGTCGGTCGAAGAGCTCTGCGCCGACTGGGAGGCGGCCTGGCGGTCCGGCGAGACCCCCTGCTCCGAGCGCGCCCGGGCCATGGCGGTGCGGCACGTGGAGTGGCTGGCCACCGTCCCCGGCACCCCCGCCGCCGAGGGCGACCGGGAGCGGACGGCCGACATGATCCGCTGCCTCGGCGACATGTACGCCGACGACCCGGCGTTCGCCCGGACCTACGGCGGCCCCGGGGGCGCGGAGTTCGTCCGGGACGCGCTGCACGCCTACGCGCGCACCGGGCTCACCCCGGACGGAGAAGGGGAGAACGCCGGCGGGGCCGCGTCCTTCCCCCGATGA